From the genome of Nitrospirota bacterium, one region includes:
- a CDS encoding ATP-binding protein: MKVFKRRVYQTLLSRLQEPRRFIQILSGPRQTGKTILSRQAMEDLAISTHYASADEPTLRDRAWIEQQWNIGRLQAREDRKRKGALIVLDEIQKIPGWSGLIKHLWDQDTANKVSLKVVLLGSAPWLIQRGLTESLAGRFELIHVTHWSFSEMQKAFGWNIDQFLFYGGYPGGVDLIKDPERWSRYIVDSLVETTISRDILLLTRVDKPALFRRLFQLGCDYSGQVLSYQKMIGQMQDAGNTTTLAHYLELLSGAGMLTGLSKFAGQRVRQRGSSPKLLVLDTALLTASSSYTLVQARKESAFWGRVVESAVGAHLVNSAMGTKVEVFYWRERGKEVDFILRLGKTVVAIEVKSGLKKESHPGMESFLHLFKPAKALLVGEQGIPLEEFLSAPAAHWASL; this comes from the coding sequence ATGAAAGTTTTTAAACGCCGGGTTTACCAAACCCTTCTTTCCCGTCTTCAGGAGCCGCGCCGCTTCATTCAAATCCTGTCCGGCCCCCGGCAGACAGGGAAAACCATACTATCCCGTCAGGCGATGGAAGATCTGGCGATTTCCACACATTATGCATCGGCAGACGAGCCGACCCTGCGCGACCGGGCCTGGATCGAACAGCAATGGAATATCGGAAGATTACAGGCAAGAGAAGACCGAAAGCGCAAGGGCGCATTGATCGTATTAGATGAGATTCAGAAGATCCCCGGCTGGTCCGGGTTGATCAAGCATTTGTGGGATCAGGATACAGCCAACAAGGTTTCTCTTAAGGTGGTTCTCCTCGGCTCCGCGCCATGGCTGATCCAAAGAGGTTTAACAGAGAGTCTGGCAGGACGTTTTGAGTTGATTCATGTGACCCACTGGTCTTTTTCGGAGATGCAAAAAGCCTTCGGGTGGAACATTGATCAATTTCTATTCTATGGGGGTTACCCCGGAGGAGTGGATTTGATAAAGGACCCCGAACGCTGGTCGCGCTATATCGTGGATTCGCTCGTAGAAACGACCATTTCCCGGGATATTCTCCTCCTGACACGGGTTGACAAACCGGCTCTTTTTCGCCGTCTCTTTCAACTGGGGTGCGACTATTCCGGTCAAGTTCTCTCCTATCAAAAAATGATCGGGCAAATGCAGGATGCGGGAAACACGACCACGTTGGCCCATTACCTGGAACTCCTTTCAGGGGCCGGAATGTTAACCGGCCTCTCCAAGTTTGCAGGCCAGCGAGTTCGCCAACGAGGTTCTAGCCCAAAGCTTCTGGTCCTTGATACCGCTCTCCTGACAGCCTCTTCTTCCTATACGCTTGTTCAGGCCAGGAAGGAGAGTGCCTTCTGGGGAAGAGTGGTGGAATCTGCGGTGGGGGCACATCTGGTGAATAGTGCAATGGGAACAAAAGTCGAGGTATTCTATTGGCGAGAGCGGGGAAAGGAAGTGGATTTCATCCTCCGTTTAGGCAAGACCGTGGTGGCGATTGAAGTCAAAAGTGGCCTGAAAAAAGAGAGCCATCCCGGAATGGAATCTTTTTTACACCTTTTCAAACCGGCAAAAGCGCTTTTAGTTGGCGAACAGGGGATACCTCTTGAAGAATTCCTGTCAGCCCCCGCGGCTCATTGGGCCAGCCTGTAG
- a CDS encoding aminodeoxychorismate/anthranilate synthase component II translates to MILVIDNYDSFTYNLVQYLGELGQVMEVRRNDEITLAGIEKLNPGRIVISPGPGAPKDAGISIGLIRRFAGKIPILGVCLGHQAIGEAFGGEVVRASRMMHGKTSPILHDNKTIFKGLPNPFEATRYHSLIIKRETLPDCLEISAYTAEDEIMGVRHKEYLVEGVQFHPESILTPHGKKILDHFIHLHLEKTK, encoded by the coding sequence ATGATTCTAGTCATTGATAATTACGATTCCTTTACCTATAATCTCGTTCAATATCTTGGCGAACTGGGACAGGTTATGGAAGTCCGCCGAAACGACGAAATTACCCTTGCCGGGATTGAAAAGCTGAACCCTGGGCGGATTGTCATCTCTCCGGGACCGGGCGCGCCCAAAGATGCCGGTATCTCGATCGGCCTGATCCGGCGTTTTGCGGGAAAAATTCCAATTTTAGGGGTTTGCCTGGGACATCAGGCGATTGGAGAGGCTTTTGGGGGGGAGGTTGTTCGTGCGAGCCGGATGATGCATGGAAAAACATCGCCAATTCTCCATGACAACAAAACCATTTTTAAAGGACTTCCGAACCCTTTCGAAGCGACCCGCTATCATTCTCTGATTATTAAGCGGGAGACCCTTCCGGACTGTCTTGAAATATCAGCCTATACCGCTGAAGACGAAATTATGGGGGTCAGGCACAAAGAATACCTGGTTGAGGGGGTTCAGTTTCATCCGGAATCGATTCTAACCCCTCATGGAAAAAAGATTTTAGATCATTTTATTCATCTCCATCTGGAAAAAACGAAGTGA
- the trpD gene encoding anthranilate phosphoribosyltransferase: MIKRSLAKLVEKTHLSEEEAYSVMKLIMEGGATESQIAAYMTALRMKGETVAEIVGSAKAMREKAIRITSKDRLIVDTCGTGGDQKGTFNISTTSAFVIAGAGLTVAKHGNRSVSSSCGSADVLKSLGVNIDLSPEKVETLVNTIGIGFLFAPLYHESMKHAKKPRQEVGIRTIFNILGPLTNPASATIQVLGVYQAELTELAAKVLISLGTEHCFVVHGMDGLDEITLTDKTLIAEGYQGKVKTYTIAPEDFGFKRCKLSDLEGGSAELNAKFLLEVLKGVKGPKRDIVLLNAAPALVAAGKAGTFQEAISVAAESIDSGKALQKLQKLIECSNQ; this comes from the coding sequence ATGATCAAGCGATCTCTGGCCAAGCTGGTCGAGAAAACCCATCTTTCAGAGGAAGAGGCTTATTCCGTTATGAAGCTGATCATGGAAGGGGGGGCAACCGAATCTCAGATTGCCGCTTATATGACCGCCCTGCGGATGAAAGGGGAAACGGTTGCTGAAATCGTCGGTTCGGCAAAGGCGATGCGGGAAAAAGCCATACGGATTACCTCAAAAGACCGGCTGATTGTCGACACCTGCGGTACCGGCGGAGATCAAAAAGGAACCTTTAATATTTCAACCACGTCGGCTTTTGTGATTGCCGGAGCCGGTCTGACGGTGGCGAAGCATGGGAATCGTTCTGTGTCATCTTCCTGCGGGAGCGCGGATGTCTTAAAATCGCTCGGGGTTAATATCGATTTGTCCCCCGAAAAGGTGGAGACACTGGTCAATACTATTGGAATCGGTTTTCTGTTTGCCCCTCTCTATCATGAATCGATGAAGCATGCGAAAAAACCGAGACAGGAGGTCGGGATCCGAACGATCTTCAACATTCTGGGACCCTTAACCAACCCGGCCTCGGCCACGATTCAGGTGCTGGGGGTCTATCAGGCGGAGTTAACGGAGCTGGCGGCGAAAGTGTTAATCAGCCTCGGAACGGAGCATTGTTTTGTCGTTCACGGAATGGATGGGCTCGACGAGATCACCTTAACCGATAAAACTTTAATTGCGGAGGGATATCAGGGTAAGGTAAAAACGTACACGATTGCTCCGGAAGATTTTGGTTTTAAAAGGTGCAAATTGTCAGATTTAGAAGGAGGTTCGGCTGAACTCAACGCAAAATTTTTGCTGGAGGTTTTAAAAGGGGTCAAAGGGCCAAAAAGGGATATCGTGTTGTTAAATGCCGCCCCGGCTCTGGTGGCCGCCGGAAAAGCCGGGACCTTTCAAGAGGCGATCTCTGTGGCGGCAGAATCGATCGACTCGGGGAAAGCGTTACAGAAATTACAAAAGCTAATAGAGTGTTCAAATCAATAA
- a CDS encoding RNA-directed DNA polymerase translates to MFDIRIRKPQSEQRHEETLTVHRSGEGVGTKLCRIAEKARREPAFRFTSLYHLMNRELLRECFEALRKDAASGIDGVTKEQYGYKLEEHLEELVERLHRMAYRPQGVRRVYIPKPGSHKQRPIGIPSLEDKLVQAGLVSAFAQTVSSSPT, encoded by the coding sequence ATGTTTGACATCAGGATAAGGAAGCCACAAAGTGAACAGCGACATGAGGAGACACTCACCGTTCACAGAAGCGGGGAAGGGGTGGGAACGAAATTGTGTCGCATCGCGGAGAAAGCTCGAAGGGAACCGGCTTTTCGGTTCACCAGTTTATATCATCTGATGAACCGGGAATTATTACGGGAATGTTTTGAGGCGTTGCGAAAAGATGCGGCCTCAGGCATTGACGGGGTGACCAAGGAGCAGTACGGCTATAAACTGGAGGAACATCTGGAAGAGCTTGTAGAACGGCTCCACCGGATGGCTTACAGACCGCAAGGGGTAAGAAGGGTCTATATCCCCAAGCCGGGAAGTCATAAACAACGGCCAATAGGGATACCCAGCCTTGAAGATAAACTGGTACAGGCGGGACTGGTTTCAGCTTTTGCTCAAACGGTATCCTCATCCCCAACCTAG
- a CDS encoding transposase, whose protein sequence is MARPLRIEYPGALYHLTARGNRQQDIYLDDQDREFFLKFLGREIQQQGWKCYAYCLMTNHYHILIETPEGNLVDGMRRLNGVYTQAFNRRHGMVGHVFQGRYKSIIVDRENYLLELCRYIVLNPIRAGIVAKIEEWPWSSLLPTMGLEKPPEWLETKWVLSQFGRGEGSARVAYQRFVKEGIRMSSPWENLRGQIWLGKEEFLKESEKQIEHYSLSEVPKEQSQPMRPQKEEVLNKICQVYGVGQKDIFKRHHQEAYHATVYLFRQVVNLRLKEVAKMFGISSSRVSHLQRQAERRNPDQSLQKLMRLYKGRVDRFLQVL, encoded by the coding sequence ATGGCAAGACCATTACGCATAGAATATCCGGGAGCGCTCTATCATCTGACTGCGCGTGGGAACCGTCAGCAGGACATCTATCTTGATGATCAAGATCGGGAGTTTTTTTTAAAATTCCTGGGCCGTGAGATTCAACAACAGGGCTGGAAGTGCTATGCTTATTGCCTCATGACCAATCATTATCACATACTGATTGAAACTCCGGAAGGCAATTTAGTGGATGGAATGCGCAGACTCAATGGGGTCTACACACAAGCGTTTAACCGCCGTCATGGGATGGTTGGGCATGTATTCCAGGGGCGATACAAAAGCATCATTGTTGATCGAGAGAACTATCTTCTTGAGTTATGCCGGTATATTGTGCTCAATCCAATTCGAGCGGGAATCGTTGCGAAAATAGAAGAATGGCCCTGGAGCAGTCTTCTTCCAACAATGGGTTTAGAAAAACCACCGGAATGGTTAGAAACAAAATGGGTATTGAGTCAATTTGGAAGAGGAGAAGGATCAGCCAGAGTGGCTTATCAGAGATTTGTGAAAGAAGGAATAAGGATGAGTTCTCCATGGGAGAATTTACGGGGGCAAATCTGGTTGGGGAAAGAAGAATTTTTAAAGGAAAGCGAAAAACAGATTGAGCATTATTCCTTAAGTGAGGTACCAAAAGAGCAGAGTCAGCCCATGAGGCCCCAAAAAGAAGAAGTTTTAAACAAAATATGTCAGGTATACGGGGTTGGTCAAAAGGATATTTTTAAACGTCACCATCAGGAAGCGTATCATGCTACGGTGTATCTCTTCAGACAGGTGGTTAATTTAAGGTTAAAGGAGGTGGCGAAGATGTTTGGTATTTCTTCCTCACGGGTATCTCACCTTCAACGTCAGGCAGAAAGAAGAAATCCTGATCAGTCTTTACAAAAGTTGATGAGGTTGTATAAAGGTCGAGTAGACCGGTTTCTTCAGGTGTTATAG
- the trpC gene encoding indole-3-glycerol phosphate synthase TrpC: protein MFLKEIVDRKKDEVRAKKNKKYLSEMISKTSQMKNRSAGALKLSPASSFQETLSRTDFFPTQTRLHLIAEIKKASPSKGVIREDFNPVEIGQIYEASGASAISVLTEECFFMGSLSILEEVRKKVSLPLLRKDFIIDEIQLMESRAYGADAVLFIAAILDPNQMIEYFHQAQEIGLDVLTEVHSEKELEKVIEWAPIIGINNRDLGTFEVDLKTTRRLRRYIPSNRVIVSESGFSRKEDLSPLIEEGINAVLIGEAFMKEKDIQASVQKLFSKLSTTEGK from the coding sequence ATGTTTTTAAAAGAAATTGTTGACCGCAAAAAAGATGAGGTCAGAGCTAAAAAAAACAAAAAGTATCTGTCCGAGATGATTTCAAAAACTTCGCAAATGAAAAATAGATCGGCAGGGGCGTTAAAACTCTCGCCGGCTAGTTCGTTTCAGGAGACGTTATCCCGAACCGATTTTTTCCCTACTCAGACGCGACTTCATTTAATTGCTGAAATTAAGAAAGCCTCTCCTTCAAAAGGGGTTATCCGGGAAGATTTTAACCCGGTGGAAATCGGCCAAATTTACGAAGCCTCCGGAGCTTCCGCCATTTCTGTTTTAACCGAGGAATGTTTTTTCATGGGGAGCCTCTCCATTTTAGAAGAGGTTCGGAAAAAAGTGAGCCTCCCCTTATTAAGAAAAGACTTTATCATTGACGAAATTCAGCTTATGGAATCAAGGGCTTACGGAGCGGATGCTGTTCTTTTTATTGCGGCGATTCTCGATCCCAATCAGATGATTGAATATTTTCATCAGGCTCAGGAGATCGGGCTTGATGTTTTGACGGAAGTTCATTCCGAAAAAGAGCTTGAAAAGGTGATTGAATGGGCCCCGATCATTGGAATTAATAATCGGGATTTGGGGACCTTTGAGGTCGATCTCAAGACGACGCGCCGGTTGAGAAGGTATATTCCTTCCAATCGAGTGATCGTGAGTGAAAGCGGGTTCAGCCGGAAAGAAGATTTATCCCCTCTCATTGAAGAGGGGATAAACGCGGTTTTAATCGGGGAGGCGTTTATGAAGGAGAAAGATATTCAGGCTTCTGTTCAAAAGCTCTTTTCGAAACTTTCTACGACTGAGGGGAAATAG
- the trpE gene encoding anthranilate synthase component I, with protein MTTFYRCSWYFPNFKEFKQKAKEGNLIPVYKEILADFETPVTAFLKIDRGDYSFLLESVEQGEKIGRYTFMGSRPFLVFQSKGQTVTILREGKKEVLQNVLDPLKKLQEVMSAFKPVGIEGVPPFHGGAVGYLSYDAVRFMEKIPNRLPDPLNLPDLYFLMTDTILVFDHINHRIKIISNARVETNVKKAYDAAVKKIDQIIKMISSPLKAPEKLKKKSSSKLVYETSKAEFLKSVHTAKEHIKAGDIFQIQIGQRLSKTLAVDPFDLYRALRQVNPSPYMFYLKLKELKIVGSSPELLVRSVDGKVQTRPIAGTYRRGKNEEEDQQLEKKLLADPKERAEHVMLVDLGRNDLGRVCDFNSVHVNEFMIIERYSHVMHLVSNVMGTLKKDQNAFDVLKACFPAGTLTGAPKIRAMEIIEELEKSRRGIYGGAVGYFSFSGNLDTAIAIRTMVVHQNKVYFQAAAGIVADSVPESEYEETINKMKALMRALELAEEGL; from the coding sequence ATGACAACTTTCTATCGCTGTTCTTGGTATTTCCCAAACTTTAAAGAATTTAAGCAAAAGGCGAAAGAGGGGAATTTAATTCCGGTTTACAAGGAAATTCTGGCCGATTTTGAAACGCCGGTAACCGCATTCCTGAAAATTGACCGGGGGGATTATTCTTTTCTGCTGGAAAGTGTCGAGCAGGGGGAGAAAATCGGCCGGTATACCTTTATGGGGAGCCGTCCATTTTTGGTTTTTCAGAGTAAAGGTCAAACGGTGACGATCCTCCGGGAGGGGAAAAAAGAGGTCCTTCAGAATGTGCTTGACCCTTTAAAAAAACTTCAGGAGGTCATGTCCGCGTTTAAGCCGGTTGGGATTGAAGGGGTTCCTCCCTTTCATGGCGGAGCCGTCGGATATCTCAGTTACGACGCCGTCCGTTTCATGGAAAAAATTCCGAACCGGCTCCCGGACCCCTTAAACCTTCCCGATCTTTATTTTTTAATGACCGACACGATTCTGGTCTTTGATCATATCAATCACCGGATCAAAATTATTTCCAACGCACGGGTTGAAACCAACGTCAAAAAGGCCTATGACGCGGCGGTAAAAAAGATTGATCAGATTATTAAAATGATCAGCTCCCCTTTGAAGGCGCCAGAAAAGCTTAAGAAGAAAAGCTCTTCGAAGCTGGTTTACGAAACCTCAAAAGCGGAGTTTTTAAAGTCGGTTCATACTGCTAAAGAACATATTAAAGCGGGGGATATTTTTCAAATTCAAATCGGCCAGAGGCTCTCGAAAACGCTTGCCGTTGATCCTTTTGATCTCTATCGCGCGCTAAGGCAGGTTAACCCATCCCCTTATATGTTTTATTTGAAATTGAAAGAATTAAAAATTGTGGGTTCTTCCCCTGAACTTTTGGTTCGCTCTGTCGATGGAAAGGTCCAGACTCGTCCCATTGCCGGCACCTATAGACGGGGTAAAAACGAAGAGGAAGATCAGCAGTTGGAAAAGAAGCTTTTGGCAGATCCCAAAGAGAGGGCCGAGCATGTCATGCTGGTCGATTTGGGGAGAAACGACCTGGGCCGGGTTTGTGATTTTAACTCGGTTCATGTCAATGAGTTTATGATCATTGAACGGTATTCCCATGTGATGCATCTGGTCTCCAACGTTATGGGAACTTTGAAAAAAGACCAAAACGCGTTTGATGTCTTAAAGGCCTGCTTTCCGGCCGGAACGCTTACGGGGGCTCCAAAAATCAGGGCCATGGAAATAATTGAGGAGTTGGAGAAAAGCCGGCGGGGGATTTACGGCGGGGCGGTCGGATATTTTTCATTCTCCGGGAATTTAGATACCGCCATTGCCATTCGAACGATGGTGGTTCATCAAAATAAAGTCTATTTTCAGGCGGCGGCCGGCATTGTGGCCGATTCGGTGCCTGAAAGTGAATACGAAGAAACGATCAATAAGATGAAAGCCTTAATGAGAGCCTTAGAGCTGGCTGAAGAAGGATTATAA
- a CDS encoding phosphoribosylanthranilate isomerase gives MVRVKICGMTSLADAQTAVLYGADALGFIFYQKSPRGVSVQKVKEIIQALPPFVLTVGVFVNETAETIRETVRQCGLSLVQLHGDESPEFCGKLDLRIIKAIRVSRLEDLKRIEEYDVQGILLDAYHPDFYGGTGRTMDWKVLQGIGKEKPIILSGGLTPENVRQAIQTVSPYGLDVCTGVEEKPGKKDPEKIRLFIKKAKEKE, from the coding sequence ATGGTTAGAGTTAAAATATGCGGTATGACCAGCCTGGCGGACGCCCAAACGGCGGTTTTATATGGAGCCGATGCGCTCGGCTTCATTTTTTATCAAAAGAGCCCGAGGGGTGTGTCGGTTCAGAAAGTAAAGGAAATCATTCAGGCCCTTCCTCCCTTTGTGCTGACCGTTGGGGTTTTTGTAAATGAAACCGCAGAGACGATCCGTGAAACGGTGCGGCAATGCGGGTTGTCCCTGGTTCAGCTTCACGGGGATGAATCACCTGAGTTTTGCGGCAAGCTGGATCTCAGGATCATTAAAGCCATCCGGGTTTCCCGGCTTGAAGATTTAAAACGGATAGAGGAATATGACGTACAGGGCATCCTTTTGGATGCCTATCATCCCGATTTTTACGGGGGGACCGGGAGGACGATGGATTGGAAAGTTTTGCAGGGTATCGGGAAAGAAAAACCGATCATTTTATCCGGCGGACTGACCCCTGAAAATGTCCGGCAGGCGATTCAGACCGTTTCTCCTTACGGCCTGGATGTCTGCACCGGAGTTGAAGAAAAGCCGGGCAAAAAAGACCCGGAAAAAATTCGCCTGTTTATCAAAAAGGCAAAGGAAAAGGAATGA
- the trpB gene encoding tryptophan synthase subunit beta translates to MTLPDSKGYFGNYGGRFVPETLMPALEELDKAYRIAKKDRLFQKEVNHYLRHYVGRPTPLYYAQRLSEVLGGAKIYLKREDLCHTGAHKINNTIGQILLARKMGKKRIIAETGAGQHGVATATVSALMGLECEIYMGVEDMERQSLNVFRMNLTGAKVVPVRMGSKTLKDAISEAMRDWTTNVRTTHYVLGSVLGAHPYPMMIRDFQSVIGKEARKQILKMEGRFPDYLIACVGGGSNSIGLFYPFIKEKTVKMVGVEAGGTGISEGHHAARFSGGEIGVLQGTKTYLLQDQNGQIQLTHSVSAGLDYAAVGPEHSFYRDLKRIEYTYVKDHEALEAFDLLSRTEGIIPALESAHAIACAVRLAPKLSRKKVMMVNLSGRGDKDVMHVAKMRGISLDL, encoded by the coding sequence ATGACGCTCCCGGATTCAAAGGGCTATTTTGGAAATTATGGCGGCAGGTTTGTGCCTGAAACGTTAATGCCGGCCCTTGAAGAGCTGGACAAGGCCTACCGGATTGCCAAAAAAGATCGGCTCTTTCAAAAGGAAGTGAACCATTATCTGCGCCACTATGTGGGGCGTCCGACCCCTCTTTATTATGCACAACGGCTGAGCGAGGTTCTGGGTGGGGCGAAAATCTATTTAAAACGGGAAGACCTCTGTCATACCGGAGCGCACAAGATCAACAACACCATCGGGCAGATTCTCCTGGCCAGAAAAATGGGGAAAAAAAGAATTATAGCCGAAACGGGCGCCGGCCAGCATGGCGTCGCGACCGCCACGGTTTCAGCCCTGATGGGGTTGGAATGCGAAATTTACATGGGTGTGGAAGATATGGAACGGCAGTCTCTCAATGTCTTCCGGATGAACTTAACAGGAGCCAAAGTCGTGCCGGTCCGGATGGGGAGTAAAACTTTAAAAGACGCCATTAGCGAGGCGATGCGGGACTGGACGACGAATGTCCGGACAACCCATTATGTCCTGGGTTCTGTGTTGGGGGCTCATCCCTATCCCATGATGATCAGAGATTTTCAATCGGTCATTGGAAAAGAGGCCAGAAAGCAGATTTTAAAAATGGAAGGGAGGTTTCCAGACTATTTAATCGCCTGTGTCGGGGGAGGGAGCAATTCCATTGGCCTTTTTTACCCTTTTATCAAAGAAAAAACGGTTAAGATGGTTGGCGTTGAAGCCGGCGGAACAGGGATTTCTGAGGGACATCACGCGGCCCGGTTTTCTGGAGGGGAAATCGGCGTGCTTCAGGGAACGAAGACCTACCTCCTTCAGGATCAAAACGGGCAGATCCAATTGACCCATTCGGTCTCAGCCGGTCTCGATTACGCGGCGGTTGGACCCGAACATAGTTTTTACCGTGATTTAAAACGGATCGAATATACCTATGTAAAAGATCATGAAGCCCTTGAGGCATTTGATTTATTAAGCCGTACGGAAGGGATTATCCCGGCGCTCGAGAGCGCCCACGCCATTGCCTGCGCGGTCAGGCTGGCTCCGAAACTTTCCAGAAAAAAGGTGATGATGGTCAACCTTTCAGGGCGGGGGGATAAGGATGTCATGCACGTGGCAAAAATGAGAGGAATTTCCCTGGATCTATGA
- a CDS encoding serine/threonine protein kinase, giving the protein MGIVYKAYCPDLKRCVVLKKVHPALAVDPAYQSQIKKEAQLLSRLKHPNIVSYIGCDLIESNHQKEFCLIMEYIEGVNLKEWLKLRGSLPFEKLVPMFLDLCGALAYLHQNRIFHFDLKPENILMTKGEKLFLTDFGISAIESANGNTAPLGDPIGSLEYSAPEQLKGEKPGGRSDLYSLGMVLYALLNGKGFFEGAEKQVIWGKLVYEAAPFNLTFPEETPGFFQNIIRKLVNKAAGDRYPDVKTLLLEFHRRFSAPEAKAPPRLSDLKADLPNRKISEKWVILAAGAVLVLILYLSAGFGPELVSSPSAFLPPAGNSSNNETRVDKPEPRTLNESVSHNLDPVIEIPHLKKEKKRVEPLSNNASLRVPDDDELESFLNHFKSNAEIKNLKTLEETIQFSPDKLSHFQKIFETNPKLEVAFLQIQREGPTITVHYHLLLNKVSGEFPVKSAAIENEEILVFQNGTWQLN; this is encoded by the coding sequence ATGGGCATTGTCTATAAAGCCTATTGCCCCGATCTGAAACGGTGCGTCGTTTTAAAGAAAGTCCACCCTGCCTTGGCCGTCGATCCGGCCTATCAAAGCCAGATCAAAAAAGAGGCTCAACTCCTCTCCCGGTTGAAACATCCCAATATTGTTTCGTATATCGGCTGCGATTTAATCGAATCCAATCATCAAAAAGAATTCTGCTTAATCATGGAGTATATCGAGGGGGTAAATTTAAAAGAGTGGTTAAAACTCAGGGGTTCGCTTCCTTTTGAAAAACTTGTTCCGATGTTTTTAGATTTGTGCGGGGCCCTGGCCTACCTTCACCAGAACCGGATTTTCCATTTTGATTTAAAGCCTGAAAATATCCTCATGACGAAAGGGGAAAAGCTTTTTTTGACCGATTTCGGGATTTCGGCAATTGAGAGCGCAAACGGGAACACCGCGCCCCTGGGTGACCCGATCGGAAGCCTTGAATATAGCGCTCCGGAACAGTTGAAGGGAGAAAAGCCAGGCGGGAGGAGCGATCTTTATTCTCTGGGAATGGTTCTCTACGCGCTTTTAAACGGTAAGGGTTTTTTTGAAGGGGCTGAAAAACAGGTCATCTGGGGAAAGCTGGTTTATGAGGCCGCTCCTTTTAACTTAACCTTTCCTGAAGAGACGCCTGGTTTTTTTCAAAACATCATTCGAAAATTAGTCAATAAAGCCGCCGGCGACCGTTATCCGGATGTGAAAACCCTCCTGCTTGAATTTCACCGGCGCTTTTCGGCCCCCGAAGCTAAAGCTCCCCCTCGCCTTTCCGATTTAAAAGCAGATCTCCCCAACCGGAAAATTTCAGAAAAATGGGTGATTCTGGCAGCGGGTGCGGTCCTGGTGTTGATTCTTTACTTGAGCGCCGGTTTCGGGCCGGAATTAGTTTCTTCTCCCTCCGCCTTCCTTCCGCCCGCAGGAAATTCAAGCAACAATGAAACTCGCGTGGACAAGCCGGAGCCTCGGACATTAAACGAATCTGTAAGCCATAACCTCGATCCCGTCATTGAAATACCTCATCTGAAAAAAGAGAAAAAAAGGGTGGAGCCGCTGAGCAATAACGCCTCGTTACGGGTGCCTGATGATGATGAACTTGAGAGTTTTTTAAATCATTTTAAGTCAAACGCTGAAATCAAGAACCTCAAAACCCTTGAGGAAACCATTCAGTTTTCGCCGGACAAACTTTCCCATTTCCAAAAGATTTTTGAGACCAATCCAAAACTCGAGGTGGCGTTCCTGCAAATCCAACGCGAAGGGCCGACGATTACCGTTCATTATCATCTTCTTTTAAACAAGGTGAGCGGGGAATTTCCGGTTAAATCCGCGGCCATTGAAAACGAGGAAATCCTTGTATTCCAGAATGGGACCTGGCAACTCAATTGA
- a CDS encoding tryptophan synthase subunit alpha — protein MTLLTENRIDRTFQRLRNKKEKALIPYIMAGDPSLEMTEKFVLALETGGADLVEIGVPFTDPLADGPVIQKAAGRGLKNKTTLSGIFQTVKRLREQTEIPIILMSYYNPIFRYGEERFLAHARQSGVDGVIIPDLPAGESHSWESFAKKENIKTIFLLAPTSSESRIKKVAGASSGFIYYVALTGITGAKLTIGKEIEKRIKKIRKHSSLPVAVGFGISNPREAREISRNADGIIVGSAIVKRIEEDTHPSVCSSLTNFIRSLKKSLLK, from the coding sequence ATGACACTTTTAACTGAAAACCGGATTGATCGTACTTTTCAACGGTTAAGAAATAAGAAAGAAAAAGCGTTGATACCCTATATCATGGCAGGAGATCCTTCGCTGGAAATGACCGAAAAGTTCGTTTTGGCGCTTGAAACGGGGGGGGCCGACCTGGTCGAAATCGGGGTTCCTTTTACCGATCCCCTGGCGGATGGGCCTGTCATTCAAAAGGCCGCGGGCCGTGGTTTAAAAAATAAAACAACCCTCAGCGGTATCTTTCAAACGGTAAAGCGGTTAAGGGAGCAAACCGAAATTCCAATTATTTTAATGAGTTATTATAATCCGATTTTCCGGTACGGTGAAGAAAGATTTTTGGCGCACGCGAGACAGAGCGGGGTTGATGGGGTGATTATCCCGGACCTCCCCGCGGGAGAATCGCATTCATGGGAGAGTTTCGCGAAAAAGGAAAACATCAAAACTATTTTTCTTTTAGCCCCGACAAGTTCTGAAAGCCGGATTAAAAAAGTCGCCGGGGCTTCTTCCGGGTTTATTTATTATGTCGCCCTGACAGGAATTACCGGAGCGAAGCTCACGATCGGCAAAGAGATCGAAAAAAGGATAAAAAAAATCCGAAAGCATTCCTCCCTTCCTGTCGCCGTTGGATTTGGCATTTCAAACCCCAGGGAGGCCCGCGAAATTTCCCGAAACGCCGATGGAATTATCGTCGGCTCGGCGATTGTTAAAAGGATTGAAGAGGATACCCACCCATCGGTCTGCTCCTCACTGACAAACTTTATCCGATCCTTAAAGAAGTCTCTCCTCAAATAA